CCGCCTTCAGTCAGTTCTTCCATACAATCAAACTTCTAACCCTCAATACCATTTGGGTGGAGCTCGAAGGATTGGTATTTGTGCATTTAGTTTTTGCTTAGATTTCCAGTCTAATTTATTCAGTCTTGTAAGGAACTTGTTCATTcttatcggggacctaatattgGGGTACCcagtgaggtggaactaataaccatcgaacattgacatttctggtcagacaagaacgctacaacgcttcttgcccgaacaacagaagattggtcctgcctcgcccaacccttgagggctagactccacctcgcccgatggctaagggctggctccacctcgcccgacccccgagggctagactccgcctcgccaaTGGCTAAGGgcaagctccgcctcacccgacgtccgagggcgggctccgcctcgcccgacggctaagggctagactccacctcgctcgacgcccgagggcgggctccgccttgcccggcaGCTGAGGgctagccccgcctcgcccgacgtccgaggacaggctccgcctcacccaatgacTACACCttgatccttcataaagacgagcatagggtacgataggacattcgagtcaaccgcagtatcgagggccatgccctgtacGCCTACAGGAAGGCACggtcaggatatgatgggacgagcgctttaagccctttccgacctaacagtgcctgaatagtattgtaggcgccgacttttgtcccatagtgttataggcgccgccatcagcccttggACGCAGATACTAATACAAGCATGcaacaaccactatgatccaagatagaattcacatcacctacagtgaCGGATGTAGGGTCACTTCCCTGTGTACTCCCCGAAGGGTCGTAGCTTGGCCCTCTGACACGCCGCACCATTCACcggcgtaggatgggacgcacccacttgctgacagaggccagggcatggccctataaggatcagtgAACATGTCATCCctgacatggtctgccatgttagtAGGGCAGGCACAagagaaaaggaagacccgactcctccgaaggaccttctctatctttggtttttttctctttctcccatctataacccctgctctcccttggtctataaaagggagggcagggcacctcactaaagggaccgacttttgatcgATCGTTTTCGATAGATAacacacaacacatagccaagTAGCAACCGAactcttggcgtcctttcaacctttccatcagagacttgggacctgtccctctctcgaccgtttgtaccccctactatgaatcttttttggtactaataacacgagcagcagcggacTGAACGTAGGGGCATTctgtccgaactagtataaaccttgtgtcctttagtacaccattcgAACCTAACGCGCAATAATTATAAATTCACTAGCCagtgtttgtttgaaacaccgacaattcTTATAAGCACATTATAGATAAAACATCTGTGCATTCGAGATATTATAGATAAAGCATCTCTGTGCATTCGAGATATTCATCCAAAAGTTCAGAATTCATGATTTGAGATTATATCTATCAAAAAAACATTATCAGAACATAAACTAACATGAGAAAATTTGATCATGACTTTCAATGAGCAAGTTAGTATCACGAACACAAGACAAGTGACTCAGTAGTCAGTGCTACGGGAGCATGTTGATACACTGAATATTGGAGTGCAAGAACGAAAGCAAGCTGTAAAAATGAGTATCTTTTACTGCAAATAAAGTGCGGGCGTACCTCCTGCTTCTTCTTGAACTCCTCCCAGGTGATGGTGTGCATCTTGTTAAGGTGCGTGTTGTTAAGGCTGGCCAGGCGCGCCGCGCCACATGTCACTCTGGAGAACTAAAAAAATCCTAGACTCAAAGAAATGAGGAAAAGAAAATGGAAGCAAAGGGAGCAGGGCGTACGACCTCTTCGGAGATGAAGTAGAGCTCTCCATGGGAGACTCACCGTGGCGGGCGAACTCGAGCGTGGCGTGGCTGCACCGGCCATCCGAACCGACGGGGGCAGAAGCAGGGAGGAGTGCACGTCGCCGCCGAGATGGTCGCGCTCTTTCACTCGGTTGCCGGCTAAGGGGAAGACAGAGATGCTGGTCATGGGAAAGATGGAGATGGCATCGTGATACCAGCCGCGGTGTCCTCAACTGCGCACATTTTCTCCATCGCGAGATGGACGTAGCAAACCCTACTGgccatctattgcttgcttctagAACAAGAGAACGAACATGTACCCTACTGAGGCGACGGCGTCACGGTGGCGGCACGGGATTTAGGTCTCCCCTGGGATCCGCGCACTCCTCCGCTCCCCTCTTGCAGCGCGTGGGAGGAGGTCCGTCACGAGGATCTCGCGCTCGCTCGTGGCCGAAGGCGAGTGGAGGATGTCCATGGTGGGTGCGTTGAGACGGGTGCCACGGATCGCAAATGACGGAGGCAGTGGAGTCCCTTTCCTACCCGCGATCAACTGAGGCAGTGGAGATGGGTGCCACGGATCGCAATCGACGGAGGCAGTGGAAAAGTGGCAGTGGATATGGGTGCCACGGATTGCGCCGCCGTCGTTGCAGGCGTCGTGGGAGGGGAGGGGAGACGCTGCGTAGGTTGGGGTGACAGAGGTGAGGGAGGACGAAGGGGAGCGCGTGATGCGGATGTGCTTCGTCGTTTGTTTATTCCTCAGCCGATTCGGGAGTTGTCCGATGGTATTTGATAAAGTCTCAGATAAAGTCTCATTGCGTGGTGCTCCGCCTGGGTGGCATTTGGAGGGAAGATCGCAGGGGCCGCGGTAGGACGACCCGACAAACAGATATATTACATGTATACTGGGTAGCTAGCGTGTTCGTGCGTTACTATAGAACAACTaaattttttttactaaaaatatatggatcgtacgataagataacaatactgttaaattaaataccgacgttaaagtgacatttaatttaaaaaggaaagttcgtgaaattaacacagtcacggagagcgcggcatcgtaggctcacaaactctactgtatagacttttttatGATATGGCTAAGAttatattttatatcggcagaaagaattctccgatatccatttcttttatgcgtcaataaatccatgaataagttttgctgcatctccatataatcctgtacacacaggttcgagtatatatataaatattagtgcctgtcacatggataatactgcatgttttaaaaaatctctcataaaattttaaaacaaagtacGTTATACTCACCTCCATTCAGACATATAttatagaataaggtatccacttgagtgtctgtttCAAGAcgttgaattaggtgttgtaattcttaatttcgacatatctttcaggtcaaggcaaccaatggtgaGACTTTTCTTAgtgtgcataattttatggtgcacctcttgactatctgagtaaagacaagttagcactgcaaaggctcagaaaagctgctaagaaggccaaggttgagtttttctccactatgcatactaaaacatatgtccccgtttatcattgtcgatgcttttgatgcaaagcaattcaacattaccatgatcagatataagtttgagtctcttgtgagcaatctcatagagggagtctcatcctttatgtgatctgccttaaggatattggcaggacgatggacccatgttggaatgtcgcaccaaaaaatgttcacgttttgtccacgatttatttTCCATAAACATGCGGGTACTAtaataacactaactacaccaaatgaaagattacATAGAATTTACATTGCCtccagaaggatttatttattaagttctttggactctacaagtagttttgaaatatctgtttacgtgtcttacctcgtatcctaattcaaaattttgtagtttaattagaatatagTGAAAGAATTCAAAATAAACAGATCCAAGGGCAGCAAGAAACAACAAGCGAGGGCGatagaacacgtgagcgtgaaaccaaatgaaaggaggaaaaagttATCCCTTTTGAAAATacaaagaggggaagtaattaaatgtataCAGATTTGGCAAGATTCttagaaatgcaaagaggttccttttatCTTAATTATCTTTttttctgtgttaattctcttgtcttttgctcgttgtcatgtatgctggtgcatgcaaacatgcaatgtgtatatggatagcacaataattttctacttcctattttaccgtgattcctctatcatatgacaggcaatattcaatcaaagaAAATCAAACCTAAGGACGCAAGATGCggaagatgtcgtgggatcgtagACGTGGACAGACGAACGAATAAAAAAATATCTACACTTtatttttttagttgtaggagataggaGAAAGGAAATTTTGTATTTTCTATAGACTTTATATAGGTATGGCGTCCGCCAAGCCTTGctagataactagctccaccCCTGGCTGCAAAGAAGATCCGAGATCCTAATCACTACTGTAGTACTCTACTCACTACCGTGTCCTCCCTGCTCTGGTTCGCGCCGTCACCACGACCACGTGACAGGGCTTGGCTGGTAGCTCGCGGCCGGGAGCTGCAGCTGCGGCGACGCAACGCAGTGCGGCGCCGGCCACTGGTGCTGCTGCTGGTAATGGTGGTGGAACGCCTCCCCCTGCAGCGCACCGACCGCTGGGGGCGTGGTCTGGCCCTCCACGCCGTGCTCGATCTCCATGGATGCGCCGTCTCCGTCCTGATCAGCGTCCATCATTTCCGCGCCCGCCGATGTGGAGCTGGAGGCGGCATGGGCATGGGCCTTGGCGGGCGCCCACGGGACCATGGCTAGGCTTAGGTTCTCGTCCTCGGCGGCCATCTCCTCGAACAGAGCCCTGTAGTTGCTCGCCTCTTGCAGCATGGTGCCTGCAGGATGCATCAATCTTCGTTCAGCATCGAACAAAATTTGCCCAAATTAATTTGGGGGAAGGAGCAGCCGAGCAGACAAACAGGTAAGGCGGCACATACTCTTGAGCCCATGGATCCAGTCGGGGCTGACGCGGAGAGAAGCCCCCGGGCGGAGTGGACCGTGCAGGAGGTTGCGTGCGGCCTCGGCAGGCCGGTACACCACGATCGCCCGCTCCTCGTTCACCGCCGGCGCAGCCACGCGAATCGCTGCGGCCGGCGGCGCCACGTCGCTGCTCATCGGCAAGTCCCCCACATCGAAAGGCTGCGGCGTCACGCTCACGCCAGGCTCAACAAGCGGCACACCCACCGCGGCCTCGACAGCCGGCACATCGGCGTCCTGTGCGAGCAACACCAACACAAACGCAcgcgtcagagagagagagagggagagagaacgagcgagcgagcgggcgggcggAGGTTTGTACGAGTCGGCGGATTTTGGTGGCGGGTATAGGGACCCCATCGACGTCGAACCACGGCTGCGGCGCCTCCTCGCCCTTCCTCTTCAGCAACGGCGTGGCGTCCATGGCCGGCTGCGCCCCCACGTGACCGCTCATCCGCACCTCCTCCACCCCGAAAGCATGTTGCGGCTGTGGCAGCACGCCCGCGCCGGACCCGACAGGCGGCACCTCCGCGTCCTGCGCAATCCCAACCCAAACGCACGCCCGTTACAGCGGCCCCATCCACCGGAATCtaatgaagagagagagagagagagagagagagagagagagagcaggctAGGTAGGTGCGTACGAGTCGGCGGATTTTGGTGGCGGGGACGGGGACCCCGCCGAGCAGCCACGCCTCGGGCGCCTCCTCGCCCTTCCGCTTCAGCACCGGCGCGGCGTCCATGGCCACACTTCCGCCGCGCGCCTTGCCGCCGCGCTCCTCCCGCTCGGAAGTGGCAGCGTCTCGGGTAATCGAGCCGCGGATCTGTCGAATCGCAATTCGCAATGCGGGAAAGGCTCGGCGCAGAGTTAGAATTGGAATTGGGATGCTGCAGCGGTGGCGCGGCGAATTAAAACGGAGGGAATGCGAGAGTTGGAGAAGGTTCAGCTGG
Above is a genomic segment from Miscanthus floridulus cultivar M001 chromosome 3, ASM1932011v1, whole genome shotgun sequence containing:
- the LOC136546522 gene encoding uncharacterized protein, giving the protein MDAAPVLKRKGEEAPEAWLLGGVPVPATKIRRLDAEVPPVGSGAGVLPQPQHAFGVEEVRMSGHVGAQPAMDATPLLKRKGEEAPQPWFDVDGVPIPATKIRRLDADVPAVEAAVGVPLVEPGVSVTPQPFDVGDLPMSSDVAPPAAAIRVAAPAVNEERAIVVYRPAEAARNLLHGPLRPGASLRVSPDWIHGLKSTMLQEASNYRALFEEMAAEDENLSLAMVPWAPAKAHAHAASSSTSAGAEMMDADQDGDGASMEIEHGVEGQTTPPAVGALQGEAFHHHYQQQHQWPAPHCVASPQLQLPAASYQPSPVTWSW